Below is a window of Candidatus Methylomirabilota bacterium DNA.
CCGAAGCAACCCTGATCACGAAAGATCGTCTGGCCGGCGTTGCGATCCTGGGCGTGGCCGCTCGAGGTCATCAGGGCGATCGCGCCGAGCAGCAGCATCGACTTGAAGATCACGGACTTACCTCCTGGGCGGCCTGCCAGCGGACCCGCCAGCGGCCTCCTTCATGGCACGGGACCTCGTGGCGGCCTCGATCACGGCGAGGCGAACCGCTTCCGGAATCTCGTCGATCCGAGCGACCCGATGCCCGTTGGCGGCCAGGGCGGCGCGCGGCATGAGCGGCGTCGTGGCCTCGGCCGGATTTTGCACGATCGTGGCGCCGCCCGCGCGTCGGATCGCCGCCAGCCCGGCCGCGCCATCGCTGCCAGCGCCCGAGAGCAGCACCCCAACCGCGCGCGGGCCGCACACGCGGGCCACCGAGTCGAAGAGCACGTCGATGGACGGTCGAGAGAAGCGGACCTTGGGCCCCGCATCAAGTCCCACGTGGCCGTCGGAAACGATCAGATGCAGGTCGGGCGGAGCCAGGTAGACCACACCGGGCCGCAGCGGCTCCCCCGCCACCGCGTCCTTGACCGGAAGCGCGATCTTGCGGCTGAGCAGACGGCTCAGCTTCGAGATATGCGTCGGGCTGACGTGCCGGACCACGAGAATCGCCGCCTGGAGGCCCTCGCGAAGCGGTCCCAGAACTCGCTGCAGGGCCACGATACCGTCATGAGAAACGCCGACGGCGACCACGACGAGCGTAGAAGTAGGCTGGGCGTCTTCCTCGACTCGGCCAGCGGCGTCTGGCTCGCTTACCTTGCTCGGCATGACATTCGTTTGGGCAAGGCGTATGCCAGATCTGGGGAAGCGAACTTTCAATACCTTACCCCCGGGGCACCTCACCGTCGCGCTGGAGGCCGCGCCCCAGGTGAGGCATCGGATCCCTCGGCCTCCGCGGCCGCCACGGCCTCGATCCCGCGTACTACCGCGTCCGGGTTGAGCGAGATGCTGGTGATCCCCTTCCCGACCAGGAATCGGATGAGGTCGGGATAGTCGCTCGGGGCCTGGCCACAGATCCCCACCTTGCGCCCCGCGCTTCGCG
It encodes the following:
- a CDS encoding chemotaxis protein CheB, with the translated sequence MVAVGVSHDGIVALQRVLGPLREGLQAAILVVRHVSPTHISKLSRLLSRKIALPVKDAVAGEPLRPGVVYLAPPDLHLIVSDGHVGLDAGPKVRFSRPSIDVLFDSVARVCGPRAVGVLLSGAGSDGAAGLAAIRRAGGATIVQNPAEATTPLMPRAALAANGHRVARIDEIPEAVRLAVIEAATRSRAMKEAAGGSAGRPPRR